In Bacteroidota bacterium, one DNA window encodes the following:
- a CDS encoding aldehyde dehydrogenase family protein — MTDFLIYCAGEFITTENRITVRNPFDGSEAGVTYLAGQTELERAIKAATEAAPAMKEMPSYMRYKILMSIAEGIRKNKEHIAAVLSAEACKPIKNALVEVDRGIQTFIVAAEESKRLPMEYLRLDWTPAAAGREGLVKYFPVGLVAGISPFNFPLNLSAHKIAPAIAAGCPIILKPATSTPLTMLEVAKIIDATELPKGVVSILPMDRITGNLLVTDERFKLLTFTGSPEVGWKMKNDVGKKKVVLELGGNAGVIVTPSCDLESAVAKCVVGGFAYAGQVCIHTQRIYVHASVIKDFSKLFIAKVRLLKQGNPLDAETDISAMIDEANAIRVEQWVNDAIKEGAQLLCGGRRSGTMMEPTVLTATKRDMNVCCCEIFGPVVILESYNDFKEAVDRINDSAFGLQAGVFTNDMREADYAFNNIDAGGVIINDGPTFRVDHTPYGGIKDSGLGREGVKYAMLDMLEPKIMVK, encoded by the coding sequence ATGACTGATTTTCTCATTTATTGCGCAGGTGAATTCATCACAACTGAAAACAGGATTACCGTCAGGAATCCGTTCGACGGGTCTGAAGCGGGTGTAACCTATCTTGCAGGACAGACAGAACTTGAACGCGCCATAAAGGCCGCGACCGAAGCCGCTCCCGCGATGAAAGAAATGCCGTCGTATATGCGATATAAAATTCTGATGAGCATTGCAGAAGGTATTCGTAAGAACAAAGAGCATATTGCCGCGGTACTTTCGGCAGAAGCGTGTAAGCCGATAAAAAATGCGTTAGTTGAGGTTGATCGCGGCATTCAGACGTTTATCGTGGCCGCTGAAGAAAGCAAGCGTCTACCTATGGAGTATCTGCGCCTCGACTGGACGCCTGCAGCAGCAGGTCGCGAAGGACTTGTAAAATATTTTCCTGTTGGACTTGTAGCCGGCATTTCACCCTTTAATTTCCCACTGAATCTTTCGGCCCACAAGATAGCTCCCGCCATCGCGGCAGGCTGCCCCATTATTTTGAAACCGGCCACTTCCACACCGCTCACAATGCTTGAAGTTGCGAAAATAATTGATGCGACCGAACTTCCGAAAGGCGTCGTTTCTATACTTCCGATGGATCGCATTACCGGAAACCTGCTTGTTACCGATGAACGTTTTAAACTGCTTACGTTTACAGGCAGTCCCGAAGTTGGCTGGAAAATGAAGAATGATGTGGGAAAGAAAAAAGTTGTTCTTGAGCTGGGAGGAAATGCAGGCGTTATTGTAACTCCATCCTGTGACCTTGAAAGTGCTGTTGCAAAATGTGTAGTCGGAGGTTTTGCATATGCCGGACAGGTGTGCATCCACACGCAGCGCATATATGTGCATGCATCGGTAATCAAAGATTTCAGCAAACTGTTTATTGCAAAAGTAAGGCTGCTGAAACAGGGCAATCCTCTGGATGCGGAAACAGATATCAGCGCTATGATTGATGAAGCAAACGCCATTCGGGTAGAGCAATGGGTAAACGATGCCATAAAAGAGGGTGCGCAATTGTTATGCGGCGGCAGACGCAGCGGCACTATGATGGAGCCAACCGTACTTACCGCGACAAAACGAGACATGAACGTTTGCTGTTGCGAGATATTCGGTCCGGTGGTAATTCTGGAATCGTATAATGATTTCAAAGAAGCGGTTGACCGCATCAACGACTCTGCTTTCGGACTGCAGGCAGGAGTTTTCACCAACGATATGCGCGAAGCAGATTATGCATTCAACAACATTGACGCGGGAGGTGTGATTATCAACGACGGTCCGACTTTCCGCGTTGACCATACACCTTATGGCGGCATCAAGGATTCGGGTCTCGGCCGTGAAGGCGTGAAGTACGCCATGCTGGATATGCTGGAGCCGAAGATAATGGTGAAGTGA